One window of Alteromonas sp. LMIT006 genomic DNA carries:
- the pyrH gene encoding UMP kinase — protein sequence MSIAPKTAYRRILLKLSGEALMGDAEFGIDAKVLDRMAQEIKELVEMGIQVGLVIGGGNLFRGEGLAQAGMNRVVGDHMGMLATVMNGLAMRDALHRAFVNARLMSAIPLNGVCDGYNWAEAISLLKSNRVVIFSAGTGNPFFTTDSAACLRGIEIEADAVLKATKVDGVYTSDPAKDPEATLYKTLTYNEVLDKELKVMDLSAFTLARDHSLPIRVFNMNKPGCLKRVVLGEDEGTLITHAENIEG from the coding sequence ATGAGTATAGCTCCTAAAACAGCTTATCGTCGCATTTTATTGAAGTTAAGCGGCGAGGCGTTGATGGGTGACGCTGAATTCGGTATTGATGCAAAAGTACTCGACCGAATGGCACAAGAAATAAAAGAATTAGTCGAAATGGGTATCCAAGTCGGTTTGGTTATTGGCGGTGGAAATTTATTTCGTGGCGAAGGCCTAGCACAGGCTGGCATGAATCGTGTAGTTGGCGATCACATGGGGATGCTGGCTACGGTCATGAACGGTTTGGCGATGCGAGACGCGTTACACCGTGCTTTTGTGAATGCTCGCTTGATGTCCGCAATTCCCCTAAACGGTGTCTGTGACGGGTATAATTGGGCTGAAGCAATTAGTTTACTCAAATCCAATCGCGTGGTGATATTTTCTGCGGGTACAGGTAATCCGTTTTTTACTACGGATTCGGCTGCGTGTTTGCGGGGCATTGAAATTGAAGCGGATGCGGTTTTAAAAGCCACCAAAGTGGATGGAGTATACACCTCAGATCCTGCCAAAGACCCAGAGGCAACGTTATATAAGACGCTAACTTATAACGAAGTATTAGATAAAGAATTAAAAGTAATGGATTTATCCGCGTTCACTCTTGCTCGCGATCATTCCTTGCCTATTCGTGTATTCAACATGAATAAGCCGGGTTGTTTAAAACGCGTTGTGCTTGGTGAAGATGAAGGAACGCTCATTACTCATGCAGAAAACATAGAAGGTTAA
- the ispC gene encoding 1-deoxy-D-xylulose-5-phosphate reductoisomerase → MDTLVILGATGSIGQSTIDVVKRHPKRYQVFALTANAQYSQLLDDALACHASIAVLHDESVYESACAYAKHIGFTGEIAFGESAAIAAVQHPSVTKVMAAIVGGAGLKTSMAAVQAGKTLLLANKESLVMSGALLMDAAAQSGATILPIDSEHNAIFQCLPKEFAYGDLIQSGIHKVLLTGSGGPFLTRSLDSFHTITPEQACAHPNWDMGQKISVDSATMMNKGLEFIEAKWLFGLSNEHIQIVLHPQSVIHSMVQYCDGSVIAQMGNPDMRTPIAHALAYPERIDSGVAPLDFSQLNDFTFATPCQERYPNLYLTLAAAEQGQTACTFINASNEVAVAAFLHHVIGFTDITRINEQVLAKAPHSSAHSLDEVIALDEQARSLATEAVQRLTKC, encoded by the coding sequence ATGGATACCCTTGTTATCCTTGGGGCGACAGGTTCTATTGGGCAAAGCACCATAGATGTTGTAAAGCGACATCCAAAACGCTATCAAGTTTTTGCACTGACAGCGAACGCTCAATACTCTCAATTACTTGATGATGCACTTGCGTGTCATGCCTCAATAGCCGTATTACACGATGAGAGTGTTTATGAGTCAGCTTGTGCATACGCTAAGCATATTGGCTTCACAGGTGAGATCGCATTTGGCGAATCAGCAGCGATAGCCGCCGTACAGCATCCATCCGTTACCAAAGTCATGGCAGCCATAGTTGGTGGTGCTGGGCTTAAAACGAGCATGGCTGCGGTTCAAGCTGGAAAAACTCTCTTGTTAGCGAACAAAGAGTCTTTGGTAATGTCCGGTGCTTTATTGATGGATGCTGCAGCGCAATCAGGGGCGACGATTCTACCAATTGATAGCGAACACAACGCCATTTTTCAGTGCTTACCAAAAGAATTTGCCTATGGTGACCTGATACAAAGCGGTATCCACAAAGTATTACTTACAGGCTCAGGTGGACCGTTTCTCACTCGTTCTTTAGATAGTTTCCATACGATTACCCCTGAACAAGCCTGTGCCCATCCAAATTGGGATATGGGGCAAAAAATATCAGTAGACTCGGCGACCATGATGAATAAAGGCTTAGAATTCATTGAAGCAAAGTGGTTATTTGGTCTGAGTAATGAACATATTCAAATTGTGCTTCACCCCCAGTCAGTCATTCATTCTATGGTGCAATATTGTGATGGCTCTGTCATTGCGCAAATGGGTAATCCTGATATGCGTACCCCCATTGCACATGCGTTAGCTTATCCCGAAAGAATTGACTCAGGCGTTGCGCCATTAGACTTTTCGCAACTGAATGATTTTACGTTCGCAACGCCTTGCCAAGAACGCTATCCGAATTTGTATTTAACCCTTGCTGCGGCAGAACAGGGGCAAACAGCCTGTACATTCATCAATGCAAGTAATGAAGTGGCTGTTGCGGCATTTTTACATCACGTGATTGGCTTTACCGATATAACACGCATCAATGAACAAGTATTGGCCAAAGCCCCACATTCGTCTGCGCATTCATTGGATGAAGTTATCGCACTCGATGAACAAGCGCGCTCACTGGCTACTGAGGCGGTACAAAGGCTTACCAAATGTTAG
- a CDS encoding phosphatidate cytidylyltransferase yields MLKQRIMTALVLAPCALGAILFLPIEYFQYAVVFVMGLGAYEWGNMSGLIQRRMKLFFTLLITTICLILSIVVPSEAIWQQNDLHPLYFGTLGVAMLWWLYSVVMIILYPKYSHFWQRSNLIRNIFGVFTLVPTWVAIVALRTSLFEIDPFYGASLIFYVLGIVWAADIGAFFVGVKFGRTKLRPNVSPGKTYEGLAGGVVASLAIIAFAAMHYQVEPARISLHIIIGVVTVGISAMGDLNESMFKRCAGIKDSGRLLPGHGGVLDRIDSLTAAFPVFAFCYVVWMA; encoded by the coding sequence ATGCTAAAACAGCGGATTATGACGGCTTTGGTCCTTGCGCCATGTGCGTTAGGAGCGATTTTATTTTTACCGATTGAATATTTTCAGTATGCAGTAGTCTTTGTTATGGGATTGGGCGCATACGAATGGGGTAATATGTCCGGGCTGATCCAGCGGCGTATGAAACTCTTTTTTACCCTTCTCATAACAACCATTTGTTTGATTCTTAGTATTGTGGTGCCGTCAGAAGCTATATGGCAGCAAAACGACCTACACCCATTGTATTTTGGCACTTTGGGTGTGGCTATGTTGTGGTGGCTGTACTCAGTTGTTATGATTATTTTGTATCCTAAATACAGTCATTTCTGGCAACGCTCTAATTTAATCCGCAATATCTTTGGGGTGTTTACTTTGGTCCCAACTTGGGTAGCGATAGTTGCTTTGCGTACCAGCTTATTTGAAATTGACCCGTTTTATGGTGCCTCATTGATTTTTTATGTCTTAGGGATTGTGTGGGCTGCGGACATTGGTGCATTTTTTGTTGGGGTAAAATTTGGTCGCACTAAACTTCGTCCTAATGTATCCCCGGGTAAAACCTATGAAGGTTTAGCCGGCGGGGTTGTGGCTTCACTTGCAATTATTGCCTTTGCCGCCATGCATTATCAAGTTGAGCCAGCTCGCATCAGCTTACATATTATTATCGGTGTTGTGACGGTGGGTATATCCGCCATGGGAGATTTGAACGAGTCTATGTTCAAACGCTGTGCTGGCATCAAAGACAGTGGTCGGCTATTGCCTGGACATGGTGGAGTCTTAGATCGAATTGATAGCCTGACTGCCGCGTTCCCAGTGTTTGCTTTTTGTTACGTGGTATGGATGGCGTGA
- the map gene encoding type I methionyl aminopeptidase produces the protein MAATIKTQEEIEKMRIAGKLAADVLNMIGEHVVKGVTTDELNTLCHNYIVDVQGGIPAPLNYGQPPFPKSICTSVNHVICHGIPSDKKLKDGDIVNIDVTVIKDGYHGDSSKMFVVGKPSILAERLIRVTQECLYKGIEIVKPGTTLGDIGHVIQQHAESHHYSIVREFCGHGIGATFHEDPQVVHYGRPGTGEVLQEGMCFTIEPMVNAGKRYCKILPDNWTVVTKDRSLSAQWEHTLLVTSTGVEILTHREDESIPKIISH, from the coding sequence GTGGCTGCGACGATTAAGACACAAGAAGAAATCGAAAAAATGCGCATCGCAGGCAAGTTGGCTGCAGACGTGCTCAATATGATTGGTGAGCATGTGGTCAAAGGGGTAACGACAGACGAACTCAACACCCTTTGTCATAATTATATTGTAGACGTACAAGGCGGAATTCCAGCACCATTGAATTACGGCCAACCGCCATTCCCTAAGTCAATTTGCACATCCGTTAATCATGTGATTTGTCATGGCATACCGAGTGACAAAAAGCTCAAAGACGGTGATATTGTCAATATCGACGTAACAGTGATTAAAGATGGTTATCACGGTGATTCTTCTAAAATGTTCGTCGTTGGCAAACCTTCCATATTAGCTGAACGTCTCATTCGCGTTACGCAAGAATGCCTGTATAAAGGAATTGAAATAGTTAAACCTGGTACAACATTGGGCGACATAGGCCATGTTATCCAACAACATGCTGAAAGCCATCATTATTCCATTGTACGAGAGTTTTGTGGACATGGCATCGGTGCGACTTTCCATGAAGACCCTCAGGTAGTACATTACGGCAGACCAGGGACTGGGGAAGTACTCCAAGAAGGTATGTGTTTTACGATTGAGCCAATGGTCAATGCGGGCAAACGCTACTGCAAGATATTGCCAGATAATTGGACCGTGGTAACCAAAGACCGTAGTTTGAGTGCTCAGTGGGAACACACTTTGTTAGTTACCAGCACCGGCGTAGAAATTCTAACTCACCGCGAGGATGAATCCATTCCAAAGATTATCTCGCATTAA
- the uppS gene encoding polyprenyl diphosphate synthase, which yields MKLFAKEEPIINMDTAKMPRHVAIIMDGNGRWAQQQGKLRTFGHKAGVDAVRAAVSFARRHNIPALTLFAFSSENWKRPEEEVSVLMELFKLVLNSEVKKLHKNNVRLKVIGDLSAFDDGLVDRIRKAEAMTADNTALCLNIAANYGGRWDIVETTKRIQTQINDGTLQPSDINEATFNQQTAFAHVPELDLLIRTGGEQRISNFLLWQCAYAELYFTETLWPDFNEQTFSNAVQNYQQRQRRFGKIAEQVQC from the coding sequence ATGAAGTTGTTTGCCAAGGAAGAACCTATAATAAATATGGATACAGCTAAGATGCCTAGACACGTTGCCATTATTATGGATGGCAACGGACGCTGGGCTCAGCAACAAGGGAAGCTGCGCACTTTTGGGCATAAAGCGGGAGTCGATGCCGTTCGTGCAGCAGTGAGTTTTGCGCGCAGGCACAATATACCTGCTTTGACGTTATTTGCATTCAGTTCTGAAAACTGGAAACGCCCCGAAGAGGAAGTCTCTGTGTTGATGGAGCTATTTAAGTTAGTGCTAAACAGCGAAGTCAAAAAACTCCACAAGAACAACGTTCGTCTAAAAGTCATTGGTGACTTGTCAGCGTTTGATGATGGATTGGTTGATCGTATCCGCAAAGCAGAAGCAATGACTGCAGACAATACGGCATTATGCTTAAACATCGCAGCTAATTACGGCGGCCGTTGGGACATAGTAGAGACCACAAAACGCATACAAACTCAAATCAATGATGGCACTTTACAACCATCTGATATCAATGAGGCCACCTTTAACCAACAAACCGCTTTTGCTCATGTGCCGGAACTTGACTTATTAATTCGCACGGGTGGTGAGCAACGCATTTCAAATTTTCTTCTGTGGCAATGCGCCTATGCTGAGCTCTATTTTACCGAGACGCTATGGCCTGATTTTAATGAGCAAACTTTCTCTAATGCCGTACAGAACTATCAACAGCGACAGCGCCGGTTCGGCAAAATCGCGGAACAGGTACAATGCTAA
- the tsf gene encoding translation elongation factor Ts, with protein MAVTAALVKELRERTGAGMLDCKKALVETDGDIELAIENMRKSGQAKAAKKAGRIAAEGVILTKVDGGRATMMEINCETDFVARDEGFLAFGKKVVELAASQNINDMDALNAAELDGVTVQETRDTLVAKIGENISPRRVVNVDGDNLGAYVHGGRIGVIAVLTGGDADLAKDVAMHVAAASPQFVKPEDVPADVVEKEKEIQIDIAMQSGKPADIAEKMVSGRMKKFTGEISLTGQPFVKDPSQTVGQLLKANGADVVNFIRFEVGEGIEKKSEDFAAEVAAQMEAAKK; from the coding sequence ATGGCAGTGACAGCAGCACTGGTAAAAGAACTTCGCGAGCGCACTGGCGCTGGTATGTTAGATTGTAAAAAAGCGTTAGTTGAAACCGATGGCGACATCGAGCTAGCGATTGAAAATATGCGCAAGTCTGGTCAAGCAAAAGCCGCTAAAAAAGCGGGTCGTATTGCTGCAGAAGGCGTTATTTTGACCAAAGTAGATGGCGGTCGCGCCACTATGATGGAAATCAACTGTGAAACTGACTTCGTTGCACGTGACGAAGGTTTCTTAGCATTTGGTAAGAAAGTGGTTGAGTTGGCAGCGAGCCAAAATATCAATGATATGGATGCGTTAAATGCAGCAGAGTTAGACGGTGTAACAGTACAAGAAACCCGCGATACATTAGTTGCAAAGATTGGTGAAAACATCTCTCCTCGTCGCGTTGTTAACGTTGATGGTGACAACCTAGGCGCTTACGTCCACGGTGGTCGTATTGGTGTTATCGCTGTGTTAACTGGTGGCGATGCGGATCTAGCAAAAGACGTTGCCATGCACGTTGCTGCAGCCAGCCCACAATTCGTTAAGCCTGAAGATGTACCGGCTGATGTGGTTGAAAAGGAAAAAGAGATTCAAATCGACATCGCTATGCAATCTGGTAAACCAGCAGATATCGCAGAGAAAATGGTCTCTGGCCGCATGAAGAAATTCACTGGTGAAATCAGCTTAACTGGTCAGCCTTTTGTTAAAGATCCTAGCCAAACTGTTGGCCAGCTTCTTAAAGCAAATGGTGCTGACGTGGTTAATTTCATCCGCTTTGAAGTGGGTGAAGGCATCGAGAAAAAATCAGAAGATTTTGCAGCGGAAGTGGCTGCTCAGATGGAAGCGGCTAAGAAATAA
- a CDS encoding flavodoxin domain-containing protein gives MAQIEIIVGSVYGNAQNVAEHAEQFLISAGHQVNVHTDPDIDLFKEDAAFLVITSTTGMGDVPPNLELFFADVQADLPSLQGKKYAIAALGDSSYCESYCGAGKQFAELFAQLQGEEITPMLELDSMETFTPEEDVVAWLKQHNTQFSA, from the coding sequence ATGGCACAAATTGAAATTATTGTAGGTTCAGTATACGGGAATGCTCAAAATGTTGCAGAACACGCAGAACAATTCTTAATCTCGGCAGGGCATCAGGTTAATGTTCATACCGATCCAGATATTGATTTATTCAAGGAAGATGCAGCCTTTTTGGTCATCACCTCAACCACAGGTATGGGAGATGTACCACCGAATTTAGAGTTATTCTTTGCAGATGTTCAAGCCGATTTACCTTCATTACAAGGCAAAAAATACGCAATCGCTGCCTTAGGTGATAGCTCTTATTGTGAATCTTACTGTGGTGCCGGCAAACAATTTGCTGAGCTATTTGCCCAACTGCAAGGCGAAGAAATTACGCCAATGTTAGAGTTAGATTCAATGGAAACGTTTACCCCAGAAGAAGATGTTGTTGCTTGGCTTAAGCAACACAACACTCAATTCTCTGCATAA
- the frr gene encoding ribosome recycling factor, which translates to MLDEIELDAQDRMEKSLVALKSQLAKIRTGRAHPSLLDSIYVNYYGADTPLKQLANIIAEDSRTLAVSVFDKSAIQAVEKAIMMSDLGLNPNSAGGAIRIPLPPLTEERRKDLIKVARNEAEGGRVAIRNIRRDANSDVKDLLKEKEISEDEARATEENIQSLTNDFVKKVDEMLAEKEKELMEI; encoded by the coding sequence ATGTTAGATGAAATTGAATTAGATGCACAAGACCGCATGGAAAAAAGCCTTGTCGCTTTAAAATCACAACTAGCCAAAATCCGTACCGGACGTGCTCACCCAAGCTTGCTAGACAGCATTTATGTTAATTACTATGGTGCGGACACGCCGCTCAAGCAACTTGCGAATATCATTGCTGAAGACAGTCGCACTCTGGCCGTTTCCGTTTTTGATAAATCTGCAATTCAGGCGGTCGAAAAGGCGATTATGATGTCTGATTTGGGTCTTAATCCGAACAGCGCGGGTGGTGCGATCCGCATTCCACTACCTCCACTTACGGAAGAACGTCGTAAAGACCTGATCAAAGTCGCTCGAAACGAAGCGGAAGGCGGACGCGTTGCGATTCGTAATATTCGTCGTGATGCTAACTCGGATGTCAAAGATCTCTTGAAAGAAAAAGAAATCAGTGAAGACGAAGCCAGAGCAACGGAAGAAAATATCCAATCGTTGACGAATGATTTTGTCAAAAAAGTGGATGAGATGCTGGCTGAAAAAGAAAAAGAACTAATGGAAATCTAA
- the dapD gene encoding 2,3,4,5-tetrahydropyridine-2,6-dicarboxylate N-succinyltransferase, producing MSQLQTTIEAAFEARDSITPSTVSQEIKDAVNEAIALLNSGEGRVAEKVDGEWVVHQWLKKAVLLYFRCYNNDVIDGAETKYFDKVPLKYSNYTAEDFARDGARVVPPAAVRTGTFVGKNAVLMPSYVNIGAYVGEGTMVDTWATVGSCAQIGKNVHLSGGVGIGGVLEPLQANPTIIEDNCFIGARSEIVEGVIVEEGAVISMGVYIGQSTRIYDRETGEIHYGRVPAGSVVVSGSLPSKCGTYSLYAAIIVKKVDAKTRAKVGINELLRAAE from the coding sequence ATGTCACAATTACAAACCACGATTGAAGCGGCTTTCGAGGCGCGAGATAGTATTACTCCAAGTACCGTTAGCCAAGAAATCAAAGATGCTGTGAATGAAGCAATTGCCCTTTTGAATTCTGGTGAAGGCCGAGTTGCAGAAAAAGTCGACGGCGAATGGGTCGTTCATCAATGGCTCAAAAAAGCCGTACTGCTTTATTTTCGTTGTTACAACAATGATGTGATTGACGGCGCTGAAACCAAGTATTTTGACAAAGTACCTCTTAAATACAGCAACTATACCGCGGAAGATTTTGCACGTGACGGCGCACGAGTTGTTCCTCCAGCTGCGGTGCGTACTGGAACATTTGTCGGTAAAAATGCCGTACTAATGCCTTCTTACGTCAACATCGGTGCATATGTCGGTGAAGGTACAATGGTGGATACTTGGGCAACGGTTGGCTCGTGTGCACAGATTGGCAAAAACGTTCACTTGTCTGGCGGTGTAGGCATCGGTGGCGTACTTGAGCCACTTCAAGCAAACCCAACGATCATTGAAGACAACTGTTTCATCGGCGCTCGCTCTGAAATCGTAGAAGGTGTCATTGTTGAAGAAGGTGCCGTGATTTCCATGGGGGTATACATTGGTCAGAGCACACGTATTTATGACCGTGAAACAGGTGAGATTCACTATGGTAGAGTACCTGCTGGCTCGGTCGTGGTATCTGGCTCTTTACCAAGTAAATGTGGTACCTACTCACTGTATGCAGCGATCATCGTCAAAAAAGTCGATGCCAAAACTCGTGCCAAAGTGGGAATTAACGAGTTGCTTCGCGCTGCGGAATAA
- the rpsB gene encoding 30S ribosomal protein S2, protein MANVSMRDMLQAGVHFGHQTRYWNPKMKPFIFGARNKVHIINLEKTVPLFNDALSFISSVSQKKGKVLFVGTKRAAGEAVKEAALKCGQYYVNKRWLGGMLTNWKTVRQSIKRLKDLETQAQDGTFDKLTKKEVLMLQREMAKLENSLGGIKDMGGLPDVIFVIDADHEHIAVTEARNLGIPVVGVVDTNSNPDGVDYIIPGNDDAIRAIQLYLNAAADAVNEGRDSNIAVQAEDEFVEAAE, encoded by the coding sequence ATGGCAAACGTATCAATGCGCGACATGCTACAAGCTGGCGTACACTTCGGTCACCAAACTCGTTACTGGAACCCAAAAATGAAGCCTTTCATCTTTGGCGCACGTAACAAAGTTCATATCATCAACCTTGAAAAAACGGTTCCGTTATTTAATGACGCACTGTCTTTCATCAGCTCTGTCTCGCAGAAGAAAGGTAAAGTTTTGTTCGTTGGTACCAAACGCGCAGCTGGCGAAGCAGTTAAAGAAGCAGCATTAAAGTGCGGTCAATACTACGTGAACAAGCGTTGGTTAGGTGGTATGTTGACTAACTGGAAAACCGTTCGTCAGTCAATCAAGCGCTTAAAAGACCTTGAGACTCAAGCACAAGACGGAACCTTTGATAAGTTAACTAAGAAAGAAGTTCTTATGTTACAACGTGAAATGGCTAAGTTAGAAAACAGCTTAGGCGGTATCAAAGACATGGGCGGTTTGCCTGACGTGATTTTCGTTATCGATGCGGATCATGAGCATATTGCTGTAACAGAAGCTCGCAACCTTGGTATTCCGGTTGTTGGTGTTGTAGATACCAACTCTAACCCAGATGGTGTTGACTACATCATTCCAGGTAACGACGATGCTATTCGTGCCATCCAGCTTTACTTGAACGCTGCTGCAGACGCAGTTAATGAAGGTCGTGATTCGAACATCGCAGTACAAGCTGAAGACGAGTTCGTTGAGGCAGCTGAATAA
- the glnD gene encoding [protein-PII] uridylyltransferase, translated as MQLVELIRRINDVRTLQDVSIFRQCVTDSYKWIDNEFSHCEIDEIILGRAYFVDALVRQAWTLHGLSDIPNLSLAAVGGYGRGQLQPHSDIDLLILSRRSLKPEIGEKISAFITLLWDCKLDIGQSVRTIKDCVEQAKNDITVATNLVEARCLIGCQTTFDDMLTKVNNDKVWNSKAFFLAKYEEQKQRHFKFHGTAYNLEPNVKENPGCLRDIQSIGWVAKKHFQEFDGYQLVGHGYFTEMEHQELIDCRRQLWRIRCALHLVAGRSENRLLFDYQNDVAHKLGYQQEDSKAVEHMMKSFFRVTRRVSELNTMLLQRFKIDILGADVEPGLTINNNFYHNNGLIVPQHTDVFQSPLDILRFLEVIAHTPEITGLDGECIRQLRNARRKFATQYWEEYPECREQFLKLMRTPNFFGLAWDVMFQYGIMQSYLPQWDAIVGMMQFDLFHAYTVDEHTHRLVKNLYLYTTEDNTEFPRCKSIVTDLEKPELLYLAGIFHDIAKGRGGDHSKLGAQDVIAFGEKHKLTQEDIEMISWLVDSHLLMSVVAQRRDIYDPEVIHDFATAVKTPEHLNLLYALTLADIRATNDNLWNDWKSSLLKELYVLTHNALANGLQCKVSLRERAQSNREAALLLLLNQFDKTTIDTLWARFDDTYFTRYKPIQIAWHTEQVLHHGSAEQWHISMANHTTKAGTELLVYGQDRPAVFAQIASVLDAANLSILDANIAITDDGYVFDSIIVVDEQNHKISSEKRRANLCMAIETQLEKSENTHRNQRKLSRQLKQLNVPTKVRFFAAKDNATLIELEALDSPGLLAKVGHLFVDFNLTLRLAKISTIGERAEDVFIVSDAHGRALSTEIQLALKKQIIKTLDQAEH; from the coding sequence ATGCAATTAGTTGAACTAATTCGGCGCATCAATGACGTAAGAACACTGCAAGACGTCTCGATTTTCCGTCAATGCGTAACAGATTCTTATAAGTGGATTGATAATGAATTTTCGCACTGTGAAATTGATGAAATCATCTTAGGCAGAGCCTACTTCGTCGATGCTTTAGTGCGTCAAGCTTGGACTCTGCACGGCTTATCTGACATCCCTAACTTATCCCTCGCTGCAGTTGGAGGCTATGGCCGTGGTCAACTTCAACCACATTCTGATATCGATTTATTAATTTTGAGCCGACGTTCACTTAAACCTGAAATTGGTGAAAAAATATCTGCATTCATCACCTTACTCTGGGATTGTAAGTTAGACATAGGCCAATCTGTCCGCACTATAAAAGATTGTGTCGAACAGGCCAAAAATGACATCACGGTAGCAACCAACCTTGTTGAGGCGCGTTGTTTAATCGGCTGTCAAACGACCTTTGATGACATGCTCACTAAGGTCAACAATGACAAAGTATGGAACAGCAAAGCATTTTTTCTGGCTAAGTACGAAGAACAAAAACAACGACATTTCAAGTTCCACGGTACGGCCTACAATCTCGAACCAAATGTAAAAGAAAACCCTGGCTGTTTAAGAGACATTCAATCTATTGGCTGGGTCGCAAAAAAACATTTCCAAGAATTTGATGGTTATCAACTGGTTGGCCATGGTTATTTTACCGAGATGGAACATCAAGAGCTGATCGACTGCCGCAGGCAACTATGGCGGATCCGTTGCGCCCTACATCTAGTGGCGGGGCGTTCCGAAAATCGGTTATTGTTTGATTATCAAAATGATGTGGCACATAAACTAGGCTATCAACAAGAAGATAGTAAAGCCGTTGAACACATGATGAAAAGCTTTTTTCGCGTGACTCGTCGTGTCAGCGAGCTCAACACTATGCTATTACAGCGCTTCAAAATCGATATTTTGGGCGCAGACGTTGAGCCAGGTTTAACGATAAATAATAATTTTTATCATAACAATGGACTAATCGTTCCTCAGCATACTGACGTTTTTCAAAGCCCATTAGATATCTTGCGCTTTTTGGAAGTCATTGCCCACACCCCAGAAATTACTGGCCTAGACGGTGAGTGTATTAGACAGCTGCGCAACGCTAGACGTAAATTTGCGACGCAATACTGGGAAGAATACCCAGAATGTCGTGAGCAATTTTTAAAACTCATGCGTACGCCTAACTTTTTTGGCTTAGCATGGGATGTCATGTTTCAATATGGTATTATGCAATCCTATTTGCCACAGTGGGACGCTATTGTTGGTATGATGCAATTCGACCTGTTTCACGCCTACACTGTAGACGAGCATACGCACCGTTTGGTCAAGAATCTCTATTTATATACCACTGAAGACAATACTGAATTTCCGCGCTGCAAAAGTATCGTCACTGACTTAGAAAAACCTGAATTATTATATCTCGCTGGTATTTTTCACGATATTGCAAAAGGAAGAGGTGGTGACCATTCTAAACTCGGCGCACAAGATGTCATCGCATTTGGTGAAAAACACAAACTGACGCAAGAAGATATCGAGATGATTAGTTGGCTGGTAGACTCACATTTGTTGATGTCTGTAGTGGCTCAACGTCGAGATATTTACGATCCTGAAGTCATTCACGACTTTGCTACCGCCGTGAAAACACCTGAACATTTGAATTTATTATATGCACTTACTTTAGCTGATATTCGTGCGACCAATGATAATTTGTGGAACGATTGGAAATCGTCTTTACTAAAAGAACTATATGTTTTGACCCACAACGCTCTCGCCAATGGTTTACAGTGCAAAGTTTCGCTAAGAGAACGCGCTCAATCTAACCGCGAGGCTGCTTTACTACTGTTGTTAAATCAGTTTGATAAGACCACAATTGACACCCTCTGGGCTCGCTTTGATGACACGTATTTTACTCGTTATAAGCCCATTCAAATTGCTTGGCATACCGAACAAGTTTTACACCATGGTTCAGCAGAACAATGGCATATAAGTATGGCAAACCACACGACCAAAGCCGGTACCGAATTACTCGTCTACGGTCAAGATCGCCCGGCTGTATTTGCGCAAATCGCATCGGTTCTCGACGCTGCAAACTTATCTATTCTTGACGCTAATATTGCGATTACTGATGACGGTTATGTATTTGACAGTATCATCGTCGTTGACGAACAGAACCACAAAATCAGTTCTGAAAAACGCCGCGCAAACTTATGCATGGCAATCGAGACTCAACTTGAAAAGTCCGAAAACACTCATCGCAATCAGCGCAAACTCTCACGCCAACTCAAACAACTGAATGTACCAACAAAAGTACGGTTTTTTGCGGCCAAAGACAACGCAACATTAATCGAATTAGAAGCCTTAGATAGCCCTGGATTATTGGCAAAAGTCGGTCATTTATTTGTAGACTTTAATCTGACCTTAAGACTTGCTAAAATATCTACCATTGGCGAACGCGCGGAAGACGTGTTTATTGTCAGTGATGCCCATGGAAGAGCCCTCAGTACAGAAATTCAACTTGCTTTGAAGAAGCAAATTATCAAAACCTTAGATCAAGCGGAACACTAA